TTGATCCATAATCGCTAAAATTTTTTCTTCATCTGCTGGATCAGAACCCGAGAGCTCCATAATACCCCCGGATAGTAAACTAAAAAGTATAATCAGAATTTTCATCACAGTTCTTTAATCTTAATTTCTCTGAACCACACAGCATCACCATGATCCTGGAGGGCAATATGACCAGATTTAGCTTTACCGTAGTCAGGCATAGCTTTAAACTTGGTATTAGCTACCTCTTCCTTCCATTGATCTGACCATAATTCATACTCCACTGCTTTTTCTTCATTAATCCAATGCTCAACTTTTCCCTGATTTACAACTATTTTTGAGAGGTTGTATTCACCTGCGAGTTTTACATTGGTAGATTTAGGGATATGCAAAGCGTAATTGGCTGCTGTTACCTGGGCATCTTCAAGCTCATGGCCATGCACCTCTTTAAAATTAACAGCGTCTATTAGTTGATACTCAGGTCCTGTTTCGTAAGGGCTATTATATTTCTCTGCTTCTACTACATTGTACATGACCCCACTATTGCCTGCTCTTTCTATTTTCCATTCAAACTCCAAAATAAAATTCTCATATTTCTCTTTAGTAATGATATCGCCTTTTCCACCGCTGGTAGTAAGATTGCCATTTTCTACACTCCAGTTCAGATCTTGACTCTTGAAATTTCTCCACTGACTGGCATCATTTCCATCAAACAGCATAGTCCATTCATTTTCTGCCTGTTGAACTACACTTTGTGTAGCACTTTGCTTTTTTTCCTGTGATTGGCAGGCTTTGATAGCCATTGTTAACAGGCATAATAATAATAGTTTAGAGAGTCTCATGTTAGCTTGCAAGGTTATGTTTATAAAGCTATAAGTTAAGCCAAAACACTAATTCAAAAAAACGTAGGTGTAAACCCACTAGCAATAGAGTGCTCATTAGCTTTATTTAAAATCTTTTTGCCGTG
This window of the Porifericola rhodea genome carries:
- a CDS encoding 3-keto-disaccharide hydrolase — encoded protein: MRLSKLLLLCLLTMAIKACQSQEKKQSATQSVVQQAENEWTMLFDGNDASQWRNFKSQDLNWSVENGNLTTSGGKGDIITKEKYENFILEFEWKIERAGNSGVMYNVVEAEKYNSPYETGPEYQLIDAVNFKEVHGHELEDAQVTAANYALHIPKSTNVKLAGEYNLSKIVVNQGKVEHWINEEKAVEYELWSDQWKEEVANTKFKAMPDYGKAKSGHIALQDHGDAVWFREIKIKEL